From bacterium, a single genomic window includes:
- the rplK gene encoding 50S ribosomal protein L11 yields the protein MALKRIIVKIKLQVPSGQANPAPPVGPALGQHGVNIMAFCQQFNEATKEKQGLIVPVIITVFHDKSFTFEIKTPPAAVLLKKAANIAKGSPEPNREKVATVTYEQLEDIARTKMADLNAASLEAAVKIIEGTARSMGVTVE from the coding sequence ATGGCTCTTAAAAGAATAATCGTGAAGATAAAGTTGCAGGTGCCGTCCGGGCAGGCGAACCCGGCCCCGCCGGTGGGGCCCGCGCTGGGCCAGCACGGCGTGAACATCATGGCCTTCTGCCAGCAGTTCAACGAGGCCACCAAGGAAAAGCAGGGGCTTATCGTGCCCGTCATCATCACGGTATTTCACGATAAGTCCTTCACGTTCGAGATAAAGACGCCGCCGGCGGCGGTCTTGCTCAAAAAGGCGGCCAATATCGCCAAGGGCTCGCCGGAACCGAACCGCGAAAAGGTCGCGACGGTAACGTACGAACAGCTCGAGGACATCGCGCGCACCAAAATGGCCGACCTGAACGCGGCGTCGCTGGAGGCCGCGGTGAAGATAATCGAGGGGACCGCCCGTTCGATGGGCGTCACGGTCGAGTAG
- the nusG gene encoding transcription termination/antitermination protein NusG, which yields MAEEEVSAATAGVEGAEAAPDERESSAYQVRVEDPDVRWYVIHTLTGHEQKVKAAVDRAVEERSLGGLIYGVLVPAEEVTTQTKQGKGVRKKVFFPGYVLVQMKVSEESWGFVRRTAGVTGFVGSGAAPTPLSDEEVQIVLDQVEGRKPQIEVEFDFEESDIVNITSGPFANFSGVVEEIYPDRGKCKIMVTVFGRATAVELDIAEVEKAR from the coding sequence TTGGCCGAAGAAGAGGTAAGCGCCGCGACCGCCGGAGTCGAAGGGGCGGAGGCCGCACCCGACGAGCGAGAAAGCTCCGCGTACCAGGTTCGGGTGGAAGACCCGGACGTGCGGTGGTACGTCATCCACACGCTGACGGGCCACGAGCAGAAGGTCAAGGCCGCCGTCGACCGCGCCGTGGAAGAGCGTAGCCTGGGCGGCCTGATATACGGCGTCCTGGTCCCGGCCGAAGAAGTCACCACCCAGACCAAGCAGGGCAAGGGCGTCCGCAAGAAGGTTTTCTTCCCCGGGTACGTGCTGGTCCAGATGAAGGTCAGCGAGGAGTCCTGGGGATTCGTGCGGCGGACCGCGGGCGTCACCGGCTTCGTCGGCTCGGGCGCCGCGCCGACGCCGTTGTCGGACGAAGAGGTCCAGATCGTTTTGGACCAGGTCGAGGGCCGCAAGCCCCAGATCGAGGTCGAGTTCGACTTCGAGGAGAGCGACATCGTAAACATCACCTCGGGCCCGTTCGCCAACTTCTCCGGCGTGGTGGAGGAAATATATCCCGACCGCGGCAAGTGCAAGATTATGGTGACGGTGTTCGGCCGCGCCACGGCGGTGGAATTGGATATCGCGGAAGTCGAGAAGGCCCGCTAG